From Quercus robur chromosome 8, dhQueRobu3.1, whole genome shotgun sequence:
gtcacgccgaaagtgtgacgtgacgagtccctgcttcggattttggctgaaaggaaggtgaggcaaatcttgagtctccgccatccttgccctgaccgagccatttcgagtTTTATTAGAACATGGTATTTTTGGGAGGGGAATGGTTTCTTCATTGCCTATGACTGTGGTAAACGTATTACGGGTTGAGGTATAATTAGAAGGTAAAAGTAaactctgggaggaatctaaggATTTCAGATTTCTGGGGGATTAAGGGATTCATCTATGGGAGAAACAACTCTCGTCTTCCCTCTTTATATAATGGACGAAAAGGATGGTACTAaatgtgttcagatctccaaggaaatctgcaaacaagaATGTGCCCGTTCCGCtcccccacaccatcagtaaccattgaatctgggaggtctcgtgaAGGGAAACCATTAAAGACatgcttcggataaccaaacggcatgaaTGTATCGAGAATAAATCAAGAAgaacatctcgtagaccggtGCATTTCTTGGGCAGGTGGAGAATTGCCAATGCCAGTGAAAGgttgaattaaatgagccgtaataaaggcttggtattatcaaaacccccctctccaaccaggaggtcggacagcatggttttgaggggctattatggggcccaataatttatgggtcaggcCAACTTATTCATGGGGAgtcctaaggcccaagccgaagaagactatagtccaaactcaataatgtaaagcacaaaatggcccggaaaagcagccgaggacagtctagttctcggctgacccaaagctccaccgAGAAGAGAGGCAAAAACGGCatagggacaaacttgaaagaaaatctaaaatatctaggaaaggctgcccttactaccttccccatacacggctctgcacctaacagagccgtattcttcagctttatcaaccactcccaacgactttggtcttggactgacgggacaagtatcagtcttggaaaggtcgaccctacacgtggacgaaggaaagcgaacgcaggctagtataaaagaaaaaataagtaatctggagAGGGGACtggaaaaaatggccaaaaaaggAAGGCCTCCCAGTCTACCTCCTGGAGTCCGACTCtaggggtgaaaacaccttaaacatgtatgaacaccacaaaaacccaccgccgggtaaccgaggcctagcctttcaaacccactctctacaaatgatattgtctggacctttttacgtgcgaacccaacactgttgtggttcATTGCGTGTCGTGTCCTTACACATACTAAATTTTCTTCCATCAAGGAAGTTGCATTAATAAATACAAGCTACTTTAAGAAAACCATAAATGTGAAGTGTCTTTTATTATCTAGTTAATAATACTAATACTGCACACAAATACACATATTTTGTCATAATTTTCCTATGTGATAGACTATGATTGGTTATCTTTTACTATCacataaatctattttttttacctttcatAATCTACCACGTAGGATTGTTTTGCAAAAAttagtgtgtttgtgtgtgggactaatattattaatatccagtaggaattattaaaaaaaaaaaaaaaaaaaaaaaaaaaaaaaaaaaaaaaaaaaaccttgtaacTTTAGAAATCACTTGGTAATTACAAAtaattttgcaagaaaagacCCAAAAAGTGGGATATAGCTCCCAGTCATTACCTACCTAACTGGTGCCTCCACCAGTTGGGCACCATCTCCAGCTATCACGGTTTTCGTTTGGGCCTGATTCTCATTCTCACTGAACTTCTTATAGATGTCACTTTTATAGAACTTCCTAGTCCTTAGCACCAGAATGAACGAAACAAGTGTGCCAGAAAAGGTCACGGCAGCAATGATAATGAAAGACAATTTGAAGCACTCAACCCCATTACACTTCAAGTCCTCCCCAACCTTCCTTATGAGCCCCGAGGCTGCCATTTGCTTCTCAGCTTCCTTGTCATATAAATGCCCAGTGACTCTCACATTGAGCAAATATGACCCTATTGGACTTGCCACTGCCGCAAAATTGAACAGTGTAGAGTAGTACTTGAGGCCAAAGATTTCAGAAATAATTGCAAAGAGCAATGGCCATTGTGcaccaaaacaaaacccaataatcaCTGATGCGAAATAGATACCATTCGGTATATTAAACGCGATTAGGAGGTGACCAATACATGATACTAGGAGACTCAAAGTGAGCATGAGAGTGCGTGGGATTTTGTACTTTGTAATGAAAATTTCGGAGGTAATACCTGCGACCACACGTCCGAGGTAGTTCCAAATGCTTACAAGTGACACAAAAGTGCTTATGCTTTGCTTTGGATATCCTAAGGAAGCTCCAATCTGACCCAAGTTGTCTATTACCGTTAAAGTTCCCCCTAGGCCACAGATTGTAGCAAAGAATATCAGCAACATGTCAATGCTGAAAAGTGCTTGTAATATCGTGTAGTCCTCCCCTCTATCTGGTGGCTGAAAAGCTGTTTGCCAACAAGAAACTTGCTTTTTATTTTGAGCACTTGTCGTGACTGAAATTGTTGAAGCTCCATTAGAAATTGCCTCCTCTGTAGTAACTTTTATTGGTGAAGGGTCATTCATGGCTTCATTCTTACTCTTCCAAAGCCTGTACTCGTCTCTAATGACAACTGCAAGTGGGAGAAACAGTAAGAAAAGTACCATGGCTGCACTCCCTCCATATTCACTTTGTGTAAAGGTGACCCTTTTCTCTACTATGATTATAATCATCAAGAACCCCGCGAGACCAAGCGAAATATAGAGGAAATTATAGAGAAGGTTGAGCTCGTTAGGCTGCCGAGGAGCCTTCATGATCCTCATGGTTCGAAGAAAAGTCAAACATATAGCTGCTGGAAGCCACGCAATTAGCAAAATCAAAGACTTCGCGTCATCACCATAGATAGCATGGTACAACTGTGTAATCACAGCCCCACTTAGACCCGTGTAACCCTTCAAAACACCAATAAGAACTCCACGGCTTTCAGGGAAGTTCTTGATGCAAGTGACAAGGGCTCCAGTGTTGACAAAAGGTTGTGAATTTGAGCCAAGGCATATGTATAAGCACATTTGCCAAACATGGGGCTTGGCAACTCTTCCGGTCACGCTTAGCCATATCATGAAGTACCCAAAAAAGTTGAACCCTGCACCCATAGCTAACACAACCCATGGGGGTGTGATCTCATTGATTAGGCCAGAGATGATTCCAATATTTGCACCCAAGTCCTTGTAGAAGCTGATCAAATTGAGGGTGGTTTGGTCATAGCCAAGTGAGGACTTGATCTCGCTGGAGTAAAGGCCAAAGATGTAGCTCAAACCAGCCGTGTTCATAATCAAAAGAGACCCAAACATCATGAATCTCCGCCCCTTTAGAATTTGGAGGGTGAGGCCACCCTTCATCTCCGCCCAAGggcctccaccaccaccactgctaACAACCATTGATCTGTTCTCTGCAGTGTTTCGCTCAGTATGATGTACCAAACAGTCCAAACGTTGACAAGGTTGTCATGTACCTCATGGAGTCATGGTGGTCCTAGAGATGTGTGTTAATTATTTGGGAGATAGTCAACATTTCTATAgtatatttgaatttgagtaCTTCAAGATACCtttctgaataaaaaaaaaggtacttcAAGATACTTGCCATGACTTTTATCAACGTTACACGTATAATAGAACAaaaatcctattaaaaaaaaaaagtgttttattttatttcagcaaaaagaaaaaagaaagataaaaacttgttttattttatactccACCATTACTAAGTATGTCACGTATgctttctataaaataaaaaaatgtttcatatttctttttttcctcttgatAATATATTAGTGAAATATGATCAATTGTTCCTTCTGTATTATTattccttgttttttttttttttggtggctgaGTGCTCATGCTCTGATAAACGAATTGAAATGAAGAGATTAGGTGCCACCAAGAAAATTACCCAAGTTGGGTCCGCATTTATGTTCCCCGCCTCCTATTATTGTGGATCTTAATCTTCCACATGGTTGAGAAATGGGAcacataattttcaaaaataaaagtaccCTCTTAGTGTTTCATGtagaaatatttaaaattcaaatcattTTCTCCGAATTATACATAAACACCCTATGAAAAAAGggtaattaaataaaaaagcatatGAATAGATAAgacatataaattataatttttaatgtatattacgtattttatatatatatatatatatatataatttagttgTTACAATAAACGAGGATAGCTAGCAATATAACTGAGATGTTTGATGAAGGCTTAACAATTTGTAATATGAAGAAGATgataaattatctatttttagaaaatatgattgcttttatttttgtaactGGTTCCCCTTGATTAATTAAGGATGTTGaaggagaaaaataattaaaattttcaataaaaaattagaaaagtaaaatgaaaatcctaatattttttggaaatctCATTTTAGCtccaaaaataagaaattcaaaataattttaaaaaaaattacaattcataaaaaccaagaagactatcaaatattataaaaaattgtaagagatattttcttttatagaaATTTAGGAAATCCATTGATTATTTGATTTCCACCAGAGATGTCAAATAACAAGTAGACAAAATAAGGAGAGAGATGACGATATCGAGAAAAGAAAGATGGCTggatatataattttagatagTTGAAGCAAACCAAAACCCAAGTAAAATTGATAGATAGCTcaccattaaaataaaagaccaATGAGATATAAAAATCATCACCTAATGGAATTTAATTAAGGATATATACAAGATGGAATAAATTCACCACTCAATAAAATCCACGAAATGACTTATATAGGACTTAGAATAGCCCTCTAAGcataggaaaacaaaaataacattcCGGCCAAATAACTTATATAGTACTTAGAATAGCCCTCTGAGCATAggcaaaaaaaataacattcaaAACATTACATTTTCAAGATTAAAGTCAATTGGACTCATAGAAACTAGTAAAACTAGTAAAGGGCTTTTCTACCTTATCGAGAAGCTGAAATGAGAGACTAATATTTCCTAGAAATTCTAATTAAACGTTGTTTGATTCCTTGGACAAAATGACTTATTAATCTTTAAATATCATCTAAAttggaggaaaattttgataaaaaaaatatgggtCTTATTCATTGGGCTTAAAAGTCATCTTAGTTGGGCTTTTTAAACTCATATTAGATTAGCTAAAACTTCAAACGCTCCTGTGTCAAATGGATTATTAGAACTTAGGAGGAATAATGGACCGATTGATATTAACTAACTAAAATGGTAAATTAGTTAATTGCCAAGAGTTTTGTATCTCAATTCATTCATATATTCTATATTTTAATAGAAACATTATTCCAGATTTAAATATCTTATTCTCCCCAATtatcaaatcaaaaaataataataattaaaaaaaaaaaactaataaaatggTCACATGGATTTTAAACATTCTTGGGGATGGTGCATTATATATTAACGACTAGGGTACAACAAATGGGCCGTAGGAATTCTCCTAATTagtgagggaaaaaaaacttttcccacgtcaaaaacaaaaaattatattaattataaactGTCAATTCTGATCATTCAAAACGTGTTCGTTTGTCAATAGCCCAAAATTTAtcccatatttttttaaatggttttatAACTATAAATGTAtagcaatggagctaaaaatttagttatttagcataacaaaaagttactttatctattttacatattCACATATTATAGCAGtgaatctattttagctttcaaaacaataaaataatataaacatcacaataaaataatatatctattacaataaaataatatattttttacaataaacaacaatcacaaccattGCCACCACCACTGTCACTACCACCACCGCCACCGcaaccaccgccaccaccacaaccGCCaccatcaaaaaaattatttttttctcaccaatattagatAGTAATAacctatcacttaaaatttattacaaaaatattgtgataacatttcttaattttaatttcttattattctttattttatttttcccattaTCTTATTTGATTTCATCCAAGTACacgtttctttcttcttcttcttcttttttttttttcctctttttttctccctacACACGTATACTCCTCTTATCTCCTCCACACACATATACTTTCTTATCTTCACTCTATCTTCacttgcatttttgtttttctacttcatctttgtgtttctttctctttcactcTATCTTCACTGCCGCCCCCACAATAGCCACATTGGAAAACACTGTAAACAAACCGTTCCTAACATGGATGATGAGATCTTCTTGGAGGTTTGTGAACTTTTAGAAGATGAAAGAAA
This genomic window contains:
- the LOC126697177 gene encoding uncharacterized protein LOC126697177 — encoded protein: MVVSSGGGGGPWAEMKGGLTLQILKGRRFMMFGSLLIMNTAGLSYIFGLYSSEIKSSLGYDQTTLNLISFYKDLGANIGIISGLINEITPPWVVLAMGAGFNFFGYFMIWLSVTGRVAKPHVWQMCLYICLGSNSQPFVNTGALVTCIKNFPESRGVLIGVLKGYTGLSGAVITQLYHAIYGDDAKSLILLIAWLPAAICLTFLRTMRIMKAPRQPNELNLLYNFLYISLGLAGFLMIIIIVEKRVTFTQSEYGGSAAMVLFLLFLPLAVVIRDEYRLWKSKNEAMNDPSPIKVTTEEAISNGASTISVTTSAQNKKQVSCWQTAFQPPDRGEDYTILQALFSIDMLLIFFATICGLGGTLTVIDNLGQIGASLGYPKQSISTFVSLVSIWNYLGRVVAGITSEIFITKYKIPRTLMLTLSLLVSCIGHLLIAFNIPNGIYFASVIIGFCFGAQWPLLFAIISEIFGLKYYSTLFNFAAVASPIGSYLLNVRVTGHLYDKEAEKQMAASGLIRKVGEDLKCNGVECFKLSFIIIAAVTFSGTLVSFILVLRTRKFYKSDIYKKFSENENQAQTKTVIAGDGAQLVEAPVR